Part of the Roseofilum casamattae BLCC-M143 genome, ATCGGGAGATTCATACACCGGAGGCAGTTGTTCTCCTCGTTGGACGGTTAATGATTCTTGATAGGTATTGCCGTCGGGCACGTTAACATCGAATAAATGGGCTTTTTGGTAGCGGGCTAGTTCTTGTCCGTTGGGATCGACGAGCAAGGCGGTGTTGTAGACTTTATCGCTACTGACAGGGATGGGAAAGCCACCGCCAAGTAAGGTCACTTGAAACCGTTGCGCCATGGTTTTCAAGAATTTCTCAGTGCGCTCGGCAATAAAGGGGGCTTGAGCGATTTTTTCGGCTTCTGTCCCCAGGAAGCAAAAGTTTTCCGGCAAACCGATCAACTCTGCTCCTTGTCGTTTGGCAAATTCGATCAGTTCTTCGGCTTCGGTCAGATTTTTCTCCAGATCGGGTCGGCTGGTCATCTGGATCGCTGCTGCGAGATAGGATTTCATGATGTGAGGTTTGCACGGGTAATAGACTATCTAGA contains:
- a CDS encoding carbon-nitrogen hydrolase family protein, with protein sequence MKSYLAAAIQMTSRPDLEKNLTEAEELIEFAKRQGAELIGLPENFCFLGTEAEKIAQAPFIAERTEKFLKTMAQRFQVTLLGGGFPIPVSSDKVYNTALLVDPNGQELARYQKAHLFDVNVPDGNTYQESLTVQRGEQLPPVYESPDLGCMGLSVCYDVRFPELYRHLSSQGAEILFVPAAFTAFTGKDHWQILLQARAIENTCYCIAPAQTGSHYARRQSHGHAAIIDPWGIILADAGDQPGVAIAEIDPNRLQQVRQQMPCLKHRVF